A single genomic interval of Fibrobacter sp. UWB4 harbors:
- a CDS encoding ATP-binding protein: MSFDLIENIRHHGFKRLLLAVSGGLDSICLAHYFIKNREALGIEWIGIAHVHHGLREGTADRDAKFVEEFAKSHNVPFFLKRLDGEALKAAEGSLEENARDARYKALVDIALDPSTPLHSAQDDKREMPSPYADHAHISAKALSDQRDQVGHDKDPSTTNLRFSAQDDISLVSRLSSFVSYSPIAIVTAHHANDQAETMFMRLKRGTTLAGLRGIQEIRVLSNSKGVAGLASEAPLEGVMEDRAAGCNQGETSPTPKDKSLVSRLSSLVYIFRPFLNVTRSNLLAYARENGLCWCEDESNADVKFARNKIRHEFLPNLERECPGAIRQLCKIAGLADKAYAKVIAKCSRSFDFAQDDSRGFPLGGGNDKDSLVSRPSSFVSLDKKKLNKILREYANADLSELFRLWLSEKGLRFPIGFFYGPKEPAHVKIPVRAVYRRRSIVKIAHTVWICEFKDALSAAKFVSCEKKEKDYNEST; encoded by the coding sequence TTGTCTTTCGACTTAATTGAAAATATTCGCCATCATGGTTTTAAGCGCCTGTTGCTTGCAGTTTCGGGCGGTTTGGATTCTATTTGCCTCGCGCATTATTTTATCAAAAACCGCGAAGCGCTTGGCATTGAATGGATCGGCATTGCGCATGTGCATCACGGGTTGCGCGAAGGAACGGCGGATCGCGATGCAAAATTTGTAGAAGAATTTGCAAAGTCGCACAATGTTCCGTTTTTCCTGAAGCGTTTGGATGGAGAAGCGCTCAAGGCCGCCGAAGGATCGCTCGAAGAAAACGCAAGAGATGCTAGGTACAAAGCACTGGTCGATATTGCTCTGGATCCTTCGACTCCGTTACACTCCGCTCAGGATGACAAAAGGGAGATGCCCTCCCCATACGCGGATCATGCTCACATAAGTGCTAAAGCACTAAGTGATCAAAGAGATCAAGTCGGGCATGACAAAGATCCTTCGACTACGAACCTACGGTTCTCCGCTCAGGATGACATTTCTCTCGTCTCTCGTCTCTCGTCTTTCGTCTCCTACAGCCCAATTGCTATCGTGACGGCGCACCATGCAAACGATCAAGCGGAAACGATGTTCATGCGACTCAAGCGCGGGACAACGCTTGCAGGGTTACGAGGGATTCAAGAAATTCGCGTTTTAAGCAATAGCAAGGGCGTTGCGGGGCTGGCGTCTGAAGCCCCGCTAGAGGGGGTGATGGAAGACCGCGCAGCGGGCTGCAATCAGGGGGAAACTTCCCCCACCCCAAAAGACAAATCTCTCGTCTCTCGTCTTTCGTCTCTCGTCTATATTTTCCGTCCTTTCCTGAACGTCACTCGTAGCAACCTTCTCGCCTACGCTCGCGAGAATGGTTTATGCTGGTGCGAAGATGAGAGCAATGCGGACGTGAAGTTCGCACGCAACAAGATTAGGCACGAGTTTTTGCCGAATCTGGAACGAGAATGTCCGGGGGCAATCAGACAGCTTTGCAAGATTGCTGGGCTTGCCGACAAGGCGTATGCGAAAGTAATCGCTAAATGCTCTAGATCCTTCGACTTCGCTCAGGATGACTCAAGGGGATTCCCGCTCGGTGGCGGGAATGACAAAGATTCTCTAGTCTCTCGTCCCTCGTCTTTCGTCTCATTAGACAAGAAAAAACTCAATAAAATTCTACGCGAATACGCGAACGCGGACCTTTCCGAGTTGTTCCGGTTGTGGCTTTCGGAAAAGGGGTTACGGTTCCCGATTGGATTTTTCTACGGGCCTAAGGAGCCTGCCCACGTGAAAATTCCGGTCCGGGCAGTTTACCGCAGGCGTTCCATCGTCAAAATAGCGCATACTGTCTGGATTTGCGAGTTCAAGGACGCGCTTTCAGCCGCAAAATTTGTATCTTGCGAGAAGAAAGAAAAGGATTATAATGAATCAACCTAA